The following proteins are co-located in the Flavobacteriales bacterium genome:
- the nqrC gene encoding NADH:ubiquinone reductase (Na(+)-transporting) subunit C yields the protein MDVNKNSYTFGFAAVMVVLVATLLSVAAISLKPFQDKNVESEKKQNILSTVGIEVSREEAAKAYEKNIINTYVLNNKGEMVEGDAFTVDLGVELKKSADQQLLPVFESEKDGEKLYILPMRGKGLWGPIWGFIALKEDMSTISGAVFDHKSETPGLGAEISLGWFQEPFIGKTIFEGTELVSINVVKGGAKEDDMHAVDGISGGTITSDGVNDMLAERFAQYLPFFNNKMSEMLELSTDTLMVDSTMAFNLNTIQ from the coding sequence ATGGATGTAAATAAAAATTCCTACACTTTTGGTTTTGCTGCAGTTATGGTTGTATTGGTAGCCACTTTGTTATCAGTTGCCGCTATAAGCCTAAAACCATTTCAAGATAAAAATGTAGAATCGGAAAAGAAACAAAACATACTTTCTACTGTTGGTATTGAAGTCAGTCGTGAAGAAGCGGCAAAAGCTTATGAAAAAAATATCATTAACACCTATGTTTTAAACAACAAAGGTGAAATGGTTGAGGGTGATGCTTTTACTGTCGATTTAGGTGTTGAGCTTAAGAAGTCGGCAGACCAACAATTGCTACCTGTTTTTGAAAGTGAGAAAGATGGAGAAAAGTTATATATCCTACCTATGAGAGGAAAAGGATTATGGGGTCCTATTTGGGGCTTTATCGCTTTGAAAGAAGATATGAGTACTATATCAGGAGCTGTTTTTGACCACAAATCAGAAACGCCAGGCTTAGGAGCTGAAATTTCACTAGGTTGGTTTCAAGAGCCTTTTATCGGCAAAACGATATTTGAAGGTACAGAGCTAGTTTCTATAAATGTTGTTAAAGGTGGTGCTAAAGAAGACGATATGCACGCTGTGGATGGTATTTCAGGAGGCACCATAACATCTGATGGTGTTAATGATATGTTAGCGGAGCGCTTTGCTCAATACCTACCGTTCTTCAACAACAAAATGTCTGAAATGTTAGAGCTGTCAACGGATACCTTAATGGTTGATAGTACGATGGCGTTTAATTTAAATACTATACAATAA
- a CDS encoding NADH:ubiquinone reductase (Na(+)-transporting) subunit D: MSEKKDALFSKKNRKLLIDPLNDNNPVTTQVLGICSALAITVQLKPAIVMALSVLVVMSVANVVVSLMRNLIPSRIRIIVQLVVIATLVILVDQVLKAFVYDVSKELSVFVGLIITNCIIMGRLEAFALGNTPWKSFLDGLGNAFGYGWILIAVAFFRELLGAGTLFGYPVLEKIGLYEMGYENNGMMILPPMALVTVGIIIWIQRMKNRDLIES, translated from the coding sequence ATGAGCGAAAAGAAAGATGCTTTGTTTTCTAAGAAAAACAGAAAACTATTAATTGACCCATTGAACGATAACAATCCTGTAACTACACAGGTATTAGGTATATGTTCTGCTTTGGCGATTACAGTTCAATTGAAACCAGCTATAGTAATGGCTTTATCTGTTTTGGTAGTCATGTCAGTTGCCAATGTAGTGGTATCGTTAATGAGAAATTTAATCCCTTCAAGAATAAGAATTATCGTTCAACTAGTGGTTATTGCGACTCTAGTAATATTAGTTGACCAAGTTCTCAAAGCTTTTGTTTACGATGTGAGTAAGGAATTATCTGTATTTGTAGGGCTTATTATTACCAACTGTATTATTATGGGACGACTTGAAGCCTTTGCTTTGGGTAATACCCCTTGGAAATCATTTCTTGATGGTTTAGGTAATGCTTTTGGTTACGGTTGGATTCTTATAGCAGTAGCTTTCTTTAGAGAGTTGCTAGGCGCGGGAACATTATTTGGCTACCCTGTACTTGAGAAAATAGGGCTATATGAAATGGGTTACGAAAACAATGGTATGATGATTTTACCTCCTATGGCACTTGTTACAGTAGGAATCATCATCTGGATACAACGAATGAAAAACAGAGATTTAATCGAATCTTAA
- a CDS encoding NADH:ubiquinone reductase (Na(+)-transporting) subunit B: protein MKLFKNLLDSVKPHFEKGGKLEKLYPAYDAFETFLFVPGHTTHKGAHVRDAIDLKRTMFMVIVALIPCLLFGMWNVGYQYHLAIGETATLFENFIFGFWKFLPLIIVSYGVGLAVEFAFAIYRGHSVNEGYLVTGLLIPLTMPIDVPLWMLAISVIFAVVIGKEVFGGTGMNILNPALTARAFLFFAYPIYMSGDKVWVHDAMVDGHSGSTILGELAASSNWQSLSWNPFDMMTGLIPGSVGETSFIAIMIGAIILIATGIGSWRIILSTFVGGFVMATLFNMWGANELMSTPAEIHLIIGSFAFGAVFMATDPVTGSQTNKGKYIYGFLIGVFAILIRVFNPAYPEGMMLAILLMNIFAPLVDHYVIQGNIKKRLKRANA, encoded by the coding sequence ATGAAATTATTTAAAAATTTATTGGATTCAGTAAAGCCTCACTTTGAGAAAGGTGGAAAACTTGAAAAATTGTATCCTGCATACGATGCTTTTGAGACTTTTTTGTTTGTGCCAGGTCACACGACTCACAAAGGAGCTCATGTTAGAGATGCAATCGATTTGAAACGTACCATGTTTATGGTCATCGTGGCTCTTATTCCGTGTTTACTATTCGGTATGTGGAATGTGGGTTATCAATACCACTTGGCTATTGGTGAAACGGCAACTTTATTCGAAAATTTCATTTTCGGATTTTGGAAGTTTTTACCCCTTATCATCGTATCTTATGGTGTTGGACTAGCGGTTGAATTTGCCTTTGCAATTTATCGTGGTCACTCTGTTAACGAAGGTTACCTTGTAACAGGATTGTTAATTCCTCTCACGATGCCTATCGATGTGCCTTTGTGGATGTTGGCTATATCAGTCATATTCGCTGTGGTTATTGGTAAAGAGGTGTTTGGTGGTACAGGAATGAATATTCTAAATCCTGCTCTTACTGCACGAGCATTTTTATTCTTTGCATACCCTATATATATGTCAGGTGATAAAGTTTGGGTTCACGATGCTATGGTAGATGGTCATTCAGGTTCTACTATTTTGGGAGAATTAGCAGCATCTAGCAACTGGCAGTCACTATCTTGGAATCCTTTTGATATGATGACAGGATTGATTCCAGGTTCAGTAGGAGAAACATCTTTTATAGCTATCATGATAGGTGCCATTATCCTTATTGCTACCGGCATAGGAAGTTGGAGAATTATACTCTCTACTTTTGTAGGTGGCTTTGTTATGGCAACACTATTTAATATGTGGGGTGCGAATGAATTAATGTCAACACCGGCAGAGATTCACCTTATTATTGGAAGTTTTGCTTTTGGTGCTGTATTTATGGCTACAGACCCTGTTACAGGATCACAAACGAACAAAGGAAAATATATATACGGATTCCTTATTGGTGTTTTTGCCATACTTATCCGTGTGTTTAACCCAGCATATCCTGAGGGAATGATGTTGGCTATTCTACTGATGAACATCTTTGCTCCATTGGTGGATCACTATGTTATTCAAGGAAATATTAAAAAGAGATTAAAACGAGCTAACGCTTAA
- the nqrE gene encoding NADH:ubiquinone reductase (Na(+)-transporting) subunit E: protein MQELANIFIKSIFIDNMIFAYFLGMCSYLAVSKTVKTSVGMGFAVIFVLGFTIPINYLLENFILKQGALVWLSESFVDVDLSFLSFIMFIAIIASMVQLVEMIVEKFSPALYGSLGIFLPLIAVNCAILGGSLFMQERAYTNIVEATVFGLGSGIGWFLAIVAIAAIREKIRYSHVPAPLRGLGITFIITGLMGIAFMSFMGIKL, encoded by the coding sequence ATGCAAGAATTAGCAAATATATTTATCAAGTCGATATTCATCGACAACATGATATTCGCCTACTTTTTAGGAATGTGTTCCTATCTGGCAGTATCCAAAACAGTAAAAACATCAGTAGGTATGGGATTTGCCGTAATCTTTGTATTAGGGTTTACTATTCCTATCAACTACCTGTTGGAGAACTTTATTTTGAAGCAAGGTGCCTTGGTTTGGCTTAGCGAATCTTTCGTTGATGTGGACTTGAGCTTTTTGAGCTTCATTATGTTCATTGCCATTATAGCATCTATGGTGCAATTAGTAGAAATGATCGTTGAGAAGTTTTCGCCTGCCTTATACGGCTCGTTGGGTATCTTCTTACCACTGATAGCTGTTAACTGTGCTATTTTGGGTGGTTCATTATTTATGCAAGAAAGAGCCTACACTAATATAGTCGAAGCTACTGTATTCGGTTTAGGATCTGGTATAGGTTGGTTTTTAGCTATTGTAGCTATTGCTGCCATTCGTGAAAAAATACGTTACTCTCACGTACCTGCACCATTGAGAGGTTTAGGTATCACCTTTATCATAACAGGTCTTATGGGTATTGCGTTTATGAGCTTTATGGGAATCAAATTATAA
- a CDS encoding DUF5103 domain-containing protein, with protein sequence MKNTLTLCILCCGILFSCGGSKKATQFDDSLYEDESLSISDTITDISTDSQNEKLAKESKLTYENAIYKPSIHSVQLHPLRFEMGNPLIHISFKDSLLLSFDDLANEPQNYAYTFIHCNADWTPSDLMESEYLEGFYEEPLANYQFSFNTIQSYVHYQTVIPSSNMRPTLSGNYLLIVFPENNKDNPILSKRMMIMDEKISVKGSVKRATDLEQRNYQHEIDFSIFHSGYEIDNPFGDIKPVITQNSRWDNAIYGLQAVFIKDEEIVYDDEEDNLFDGGNEYRFFDIQSLRYLSERLADISFEADTHKVTLRTDEARRFQRYSGLVQDINGKRLIRVQEGSRNAIEADYAFVRFTLPYEHQVTHGDLYVFGQISDYGFPKSHRMTYNAEQKQYEANIYLKQGYYNYEYILKKDEGGNINRFIEGTHYQTVNDYHIYIYHRPTGEYYDQLIGIQKLTSKDLL encoded by the coding sequence TTGAAAAATACTTTAACACTTTGTATCCTTTGCTGCGGAATACTTTTTTCCTGTGGTGGCTCTAAAAAGGCAACACAATTTGACGACTCGCTTTACGAGGATGAAAGCCTTAGTATTTCTGATACTATTACAGATATTAGTACAGACAGCCAAAACGAAAAATTAGCAAAAGAAAGTAAGCTCACTTATGAAAACGCTATTTACAAACCTTCAATTCATAGTGTCCAACTACACCCTTTACGTTTTGAAATGGGAAATCCGCTCATTCATATATCTTTTAAGGATAGCTTATTACTTTCTTTCGATGATTTGGCAAATGAGCCTCAAAACTATGCTTACACCTTTATTCATTGCAATGCCGATTGGACTCCGTCCGACCTTATGGAAAGTGAATATTTAGAAGGGTTTTACGAAGAACCTCTTGCCAACTATCAATTTTCTTTCAACACCATACAAAGCTATGTTCATTACCAAACGGTTATTCCTAGTTCAAATATGAGGCCTACCCTTTCAGGGAATTACCTACTCATTGTTTTTCCAGAAAACAATAAGGACAACCCTATCTTGAGTAAAAGAATGATGATAATGGACGAAAAGATATCCGTTAAAGGCAGCGTAAAACGAGCTACCGACCTTGAGCAACGCAACTACCAACACGAGATAGATTTCAGTATTTTCCATAGTGGCTACGAGATTGACAATCCTTTTGGTGACATTAAGCCTGTCATCACTCAAAATTCAAGATGGGACAATGCTATATACGGATTACAAGCTGTTTTCATTAAAGACGAAGAAATCGTTTACGATGATGAAGAAGACAACCTTTTTGATGGAGGTAATGAATACCGCTTTTTTGATATCCAAAGCTTACGCTACCTATCAGAGCGATTGGCAGATATTAGTTTTGAAGCAGACACCCATAAAGTAACTTTGAGAACAGACGAAGCTAGACGTTTTCAACGCTACTCCGGTTTAGTACAAGACATCAATGGAAAACGATTAATAAGAGTACAAGAAGGCTCAAGAAATGCCATTGAAGCTGACTACGCTTTTGTTCGTTTTACCTTGCCTTACGAGCACCAAGTAACGCATGGTGATTTATATGTATTTGGGCAAATTAGCGATTATGGTTTTCCAAAAAGTCATCGTATGACCTACAATGCAGAACAAAAACAATACGAAGCTAATATTTACCTTAAGCAAGGGTATTACAATTACGAATATATCCTTAAAAAAGACGAGGGAGGCAATATCAATAGATTTATTGAGGGCACTCACTACCAAACCGTTAACGATTACCACATTTACATATATCATAGACCAACAGGAGAATATTACGACCAGTTGATAGGAATTCAAAAACTGA
- a CDS encoding Na(+)-translocating NADH-quinone reductase subunit A, translated as MSKDIRLKKGLNINLKGEADKVYASIPQSQTFSIKPTDFHSLTPKMVVKEGDKVKAGSCLFFDKYDDRICFSSPVSGEVTEIVRGAKRRIMEVRIAADLEINYESFSLDLNSSREEIIKGLLDSGVWPFIRQKPFDVIANPSDNPKAIFISTFDTAPLAPDNDFVLHGLDKEFQVGIEVLKKLTDCKVHLNVDGNTNPSKVFTDCKGVEINKISGPHPAGNVGVQLHHIDPINKGDVVWYLYPQDVLTIARLFSDGKYDVSRMVALTGSQVDRPRYYRTISGACISNMLSENTIKAGSNRFISGNVLTGTQISDEGYIGFYDSQVTVIPEGNDQEFLGWIAPALHKFSMSKSYFSWLTPAKKYNLNTNYNGEERAYVVTGQYEKVLPMDVYPMQLIKACMIEDIDTMEQLGIYEVSAEDMALCEFVCTSKIEVQSIIREGLDLVKKECS; from the coding sequence ATGTCAAAAGATATCAGATTAAAAAAAGGCCTTAACATAAACCTTAAAGGGGAGGCCGACAAAGTTTACGCCAGTATTCCTCAATCTCAAACATTTAGCATAAAACCAACTGACTTTCATTCTTTGACACCTAAAATGGTGGTTAAAGAAGGTGATAAAGTTAAGGCAGGTTCATGTTTATTTTTTGATAAGTATGACGATCGCATTTGTTTTTCATCGCCAGTTAGTGGTGAAGTAACGGAAATTGTGCGTGGTGCTAAGCGAAGAATTATGGAGGTCAGAATTGCTGCCGACTTAGAAATTAATTACGAAAGCTTTTCACTTGATTTGAATTCTTCGAGAGAGGAAATTATCAAAGGATTATTAGATAGTGGTGTTTGGCCATTCATACGTCAAAAGCCATTTGATGTTATAGCTAATCCGTCAGATAATCCAAAAGCTATTTTCATTTCTACTTTTGATACGGCGCCTTTAGCTCCGGATAACGATTTTGTTTTACACGGTTTAGATAAAGAATTTCAAGTAGGTATTGAGGTTCTCAAGAAATTGACAGACTGTAAGGTTCACTTAAATGTAGATGGTAACACGAATCCATCTAAAGTATTTACCGATTGTAAGGGTGTAGAAATTAATAAAATTTCTGGTCCACATCCAGCAGGAAATGTTGGTGTTCAATTGCATCATATAGACCCTATTAATAAGGGCGATGTGGTTTGGTATTTATACCCACAAGATGTATTAACTATTGCTCGTTTGTTTTCTGATGGTAAGTACGATGTGTCACGTATGGTAGCATTAACGGGTTCGCAAGTAGATAGACCACGTTATTACAGAACGATCTCTGGTGCTTGTATATCTAATATGTTGTCAGAGAATACTATTAAAGCGGGTAGCAATCGTTTTATCAGTGGTAATGTGCTTACTGGAACACAAATTTCTGATGAAGGTTACATTGGATTTTATGATTCTCAGGTTACTGTTATTCCTGAAGGTAACGATCAAGAGTTCTTGGGTTGGATAGCACCTGCTTTACATAAATTTTCTATGTCTAAGTCGTATTTCTCATGGTTAACACCTGCTAAGAAATACAATTTGAACACTAACTATAATGGCGAAGAAAGAGCCTATGTAGTTACAGGTCAGTACGAAAAAGTATTGCCTATGGATGTATATCCTATGCAGCTTATCAAAGCATGTATGATTGAAGATATCGATACTATGGAGCAGTTAGGTATCTATGAAGTATCTGCTGAAGATATGGCACTTTGTGAATTTGTTTGTACCTCTAAAATAGAAGTGCAAAGCATCATTCGTGAAGGTTTAGATTTGGTTAAAAAAGAATGTAGTTAG